Proteins from a single region of Mustela erminea isolate mMusErm1 chromosome X, mMusErm1.Pri, whole genome shotgun sequence:
- the LOC116582247 gene encoding centromere protein V-like protein 1, whose translation MALASSQSLNEMDLGAQRERWETFRKRRSLSCKGAAKFLLDTVYPGLVYHTRGCHCGAVRFAFWAPADLRVVDCSCRLCRKKQHRHFLAPASRFTLLLGAESIVTYRSHAHPALHSFCSRRGVQSFHASVSDPGVYGVAPHWLDKGTFS comes from the coding sequence ATGGCTCTAGCGTCCTCGCAGTCCCTCAATGAGATGGACCTGGGCGCTCAGCGGGAGCGCTGGGAGACGTTCAGGAAGCGGCGGAGCCTCAGCTGCAAGGGCGCCGCCAAGTTCCTGCTGGACACCGTGTACCCAGGCCTGGTGTATCACACCCGAGGCTGCCACTGCGGCGCGGTCCGCTTCGCCTTCTGGGCCCCCGCAGACCTGCGCGTGGTGGATTGCAGCTGCAGGCTGTGCAGGAAGAAGCAGCACCGACACTTCCTCGCCCCGGCCTCGCGCTTCACTCTCCTGCTGGGCGCCGAGAGCATCGTCACCTATCGATCCCACGCGCACCCGGCGCTGCACAGCTTCTGCAGCAGGCGCGGGGTGCAGAGTTTCCACGCCTCTGTCTCTGACCCCGGCGTGTATGGCGTCGCCCCGCACTGGCTGGACAAGGGAACATTTTCCTAG
- the LOC116582248 gene encoding EZH inhibitory protein-like, producing MATPSSDKKAQKQPQGEVPVGPKNEVASAPGDAHGVSNPDPGASVPSVLSGLSPSGGGAPHSSTAGSSASTLAAVGAISINGEGLGLPSTARVQERECADLQGGRSPHAELRCVVPGAGQGLQASHAGGVGTVVQAMRGVGQARGPPTLPTSLGKGRGRKQLGRKETAQAQKPPGCRCLFPGLLVPQCPVPSPPSSPGPQPRGRRRSRASPWGQAAQPGPALRSQARAPGPALRSQAARPGLVLNSRATPLGTVFGGHASGLVSALRSRTSAPGPSRRRGVPAPGPAHRPGASTSGPALQRRRASTPGPAVPRRHVPGPAFRRRRCSSAPGPALRSRSRASAPGPARRSRSRSRASAPGPALRSRSRASAPGPALRSRSRASAPGPALRSSRRRASAPGPALRSSSRRRASAPGPALRSRRRASAPGPALRSRRRASAPGPALRSRRRASAPGPAFRSHTSAPGPTYGNRAAAPGPAFHNRASSRRASGPGPALNNHASPPGPALRSRASGSGPYLRSRANPIGPALRSGCPTSGFVLRSRTIERSSSRSLASLPVPTSLSPPSSPGVALRRLVCQSPSSSPNPEVPSVDAQPRWHAVRMRASSPSPPGRLFPFPEQLPSSSSSSSSSSSSSSSSSYSSSTSFSGQSTSSPKFSGLGSISTPSPASLRRALLPELDALSPLSPGEEAETGSMPSSPIPPVV from the exons ATGGCCACTCCATCGTCCGACAAGAAAGCGCAGAAGCAACCGCAGGGTGAGGTGCCCGTAGGGCCGAAGAACGAGGTCGCCTCTGCCCCTGGTGACGCCCATGGGGTCAGCAACCCCGATCCTGGTGCCTCGGTCCCCTCGGTCTTGAGCGGTCTTTCTCCATCGGGTGGTGGCGCCCCACACAGCAGCACAGCAGGTTCCTCTGCCTCCACCCTGGCTGCTGTCGGCGCCATTTCGATCAACGGCGAGGGCCTGGGGCTGCCCTCCACAGCCCGTGTGCAGGAGAGGGAGTGTGCTGACCTCCAGGGCGGCCGCAGTCCCCACGCCGAGCTGAGATGTGTGGTGCCCGGAGCGGGCCAAGGTCTCCAGGCCTCACACGCAGGTGGCGTGGGCACCGTGGTGCAAGCCATGAGGGGAGTTGGCCAGGCCAGGGGGCCTCCGACCCTGCCCACGAGCCTGGGGAAAGGCCGTGGGAGGAAGCAGCTCGGCCGCAAGGAGACTGCCCAGGCTCAGAAGCCTCCAGGGTGTCGCTGTCTGTTTCCTGGGCTTCTCGTGCCTCAGTGCCCCGTGCCTTCGCCGCCATCTTCTCCGGGGCCTCAGCCCAGAGGTCGTCGCCGTTCTCGGGCTTCTCCGTGGGGTCAAGCAGCccagccaggccctgccctccgAAGTCAGGCCAGAGCACCAGGCCCAGCTCTCCGCAGTCAAGCAGCCAGACCAGGCCTCGTCCTCAACAGCCGCGCCACCCCGCTAGGCACTGTCTTCGGTGGTCATGCTTCCGGGTTGGTCTCTGCTCTTCGCAGCCGTACATCGGCACCAGGCCCTTCTCGTCGCCGTGGTGTACCCGCGCCAGGCCCTGCTCATCGCCCCGGTGCGTCCACGTCAGGCCCAGCTCTCCAGCGTCGCCGTGCATCCACGCCAGGCCCTGCTGTCCCTCGCCGCCACGTGCCTGGCCCTGCTTTCCGCAGGCGCCGCTGTAGTTCCGCGCCGGGCCCAGCTCTCCGCAGCCGCAGCCGTGCTTCCGCGCCGGGCCCAGCTCGCCGCAGCCGGAGCCGCAGCCGTGCTTCCGCGCCGGGCCCAGCTCTCCGCAGCCGCAGCCGTGCTTCCGCGCCGGGCCCAGCTCTCCGCAGCCGCAGCCGTGCTTCCGCGCCGGGCCCAGCTCTCCGCAGCAGCCGCCGCCGTGCTTCCGCGCCGGGCCCAGCTCTCCgcagcagcagccgccgccgTGCTTCCGCGCCGGGCCCAGCTCTCCGCAGCCGCCGCCGTGCTTCCGCGCCGGGCCCAGCTCTCCGCAGCCGCCGCCGTGCTTCCGCGCCGGGCCCAGCTCTCCGCAGCCGCCGCCGTGCTTCCGCGCCGGGCCCAGCTTTCCGCAGCCACACATCCGCGCCAGGTCCTACTTACGGCAACCGTGCAGCTGCTCCGGGTCCTGCTTTCCACAACCGTGCTTCCAGTCGCCGTGCATCTGGGCCGGGCCCTGCTCTCAATAACCACGCCAGCCCACCAGGCCCTGCTCTCCGCAGCCGTGCATCGGGGTCAGGCCCTTACCTCCGAAGCCGAGCCAACCCTATAGGCCCTGCCCTCCGCAGTGGCTGCCCGACTTCGGGCTTTGTCCTCCGGAGCCGCACCATCGAAAGGTCATCCTCTAGAAGCCTCGCCTCTCTACCTGTGCCTACTAGCCTGagtcctccttcttcccctggggTAGCCTTACGAAGGCTGGTCTGCCAGAGCCCTTCAAGCTCTCCTAATCCTGAGGTCCCAAGCGTTGATGCCCAGCCCCGTTGGCATGCAGTCCGTATGCGAGcctcatctccctctcctcctggtaggctctttcctttccctgaacAGCT cccctcctcttcctcctcctcctcctcctcttcctcttcttcttcctcttcttcctactCTTCCTCCACTAGTTTTTCTGGCCAGAGCACCTCTTCCCCTAAGTTTAGTGGTTTGGGCTCCATCTCCACTCCTAGTCCTGCGAGCCTGAGGCGTGCTTTGCTGCCAGAGCTTGATGCCCTGAGCCCTCTCTCTCCAGGAGAGGAGGCTGAAACAGGGAGCATGCCTTCCTCCCCTATACCTCCAGTGGTGTGA